Proteins found in one Vallitalea guaymasensis genomic segment:
- a CDS encoding PHP domain-containing protein: MYKYDLHVHTKETSPCAHVAAADMIAVYRDNGYSGVVITDHYRPVFFNTSEFTTWEEKVEDFLRGYRNAKYQGDKYGMDVLLGIEFAFNNTKTNDFLIYGITEEMLMKSTDLFNLGFEGLSKFCKENNLLFFQAHPLRGYCNLEDIAFLDGVEVHNGNPRHDSHNDEIEVIASENDLYMISGSDFHEYGDENNGGIITSNRIKTNEDLIEVLKSKDYTLFRG; encoded by the coding sequence ATGTATAAATATGATTTACATGTTCATACAAAAGAGACTAGCCCCTGTGCTCACGTAGCAGCAGCTGATATGATAGCGGTTTATAGAGATAATGGTTATTCTGGTGTTGTAATTACTGACCATTATAGACCAGTGTTCTTTAACACTAGTGAATTTACAACTTGGGAAGAAAAAGTAGAGGACTTTTTAAGAGGATATAGGAACGCAAAATACCAAGGTGATAAATATGGTATGGATGTACTACTAGGAATTGAATTTGCTTTTAATAATACAAAAACAAATGATTTTCTTATATATGGTATCACTGAAGAAATGTTAATGAAATCTACAGATCTATTTAATTTGGGCTTTGAAGGTTTGAGTAAATTTTGTAAAGAAAATAATTTATTATTCTTTCAAGCACATCCATTAAGGGGATATTGTAATTTAGAGGATATAGCATTTTTGGATGGTGTTGAAGTACATAATGGAAATCCGCGTCATGATTCACATAACGATGAAATAGAAGTAATAGCTAGTGAAAATGATCTATATATGATTTCAGGTTCTGATTTCCATGAATATGGAGATGAAAATAATGGGGGAATTATTACTAGTAATAGAATAAAAACCAATGAGGATTTGATTGAAGTTTTAAAAAGTAAAGATTATACATTATTCAGAGGATAA
- the secG gene encoding preprotein translocase subunit SecG: protein MGALIIIVEIVYFILCLGLIAVVLLQKGKAAGLSGAIGGAAETYWGKNKARSMEGKLEKFTRLGAILFIVLSVVLSLLIKYQ, encoded by the coding sequence GTGGGAGCATTAATAATAATTGTTGAAATAGTATATTTCATATTATGTTTAGGACTAATTGCTGTAGTGCTTTTACAAAAAGGAAAAGCTGCAGGATTATCAGGTGCAATTGGTGGAGCTGCTGAAACTTATTGGGGTAAAAACAAGGCTCGTTCTATGGAAGGTAAATTAGAAAAATTTACTAGATTAGGAGCAATACTTTTTATTGTTTTATCTGTAGTATTAAGTTTATTAATTAAATACCAATAA